One window from the genome of Bacillus rossius redtenbacheri isolate Brsri chromosome 12, Brsri_v3, whole genome shotgun sequence encodes:
- the LOC134537166 gene encoding fibronectin-like, whose amino-acid sequence MLLLIVFSSLACLQAAVHGLNNCTVPEAVTNLRAHNTTSTTTLLTWDPPASTACLDHYRLRHCSFLDVMDTQCVFKAVTLPLNATSYEVEQLEPCRDNLIWLHSVGAGGENQAGLLVHTGSGDPPRVDRFSVSEVNATYIVLDWDLPVGYNENCCPGFRVCYLAEGEEREICSYTNKNTISTENMALLSPCTEYNVSVVTIDGSFATDSKTSAKSLLSVVTAPQMPSIVATEVRNQTAGLSWREPDALSMSCATGYQVTNCRYPDTFLPLACDVVWSEDLPPNSTSATVSGLGGCRSNHVSVSLVGRNGYSTSSQAVVQDRDTEIPVPSIISVIPTTSLLDIYYEVLPDCVTAYSICWGMEDRAETCRNTSKSYGTTFRGLSLDPCSNYTLNVTAFGWNGKSSRNFTTTFSTGPDSAPSLSVQQLTPHSALLTWGSSPSAQKCGLSYDIHVYGHISGNARIQVPINDTSYNITGLNACTQYIASFYTRSFGVSSSDTTEIVFRTQLGELQPIKQDLTFDYINSDMILMTFVGIPSNEWDCISTYITCWREVAVPQEHQECSSTTTWDTTALKACVNYTFVANVTTNSQQTVSGSTTFMLGPKKVTNVKVVEDAGSRIVNVSWTNPHNNGLCTEYIQVTTARDDLTRFLW is encoded by the exons AT GTTGTTGTTGATTGTATTCTCTTCACTGGCATGTCTTCAAGCAGCAGTTCATGGTCTTAACAACTGCACAG TGCCGGAGGCGGTGACCAACCTGAGAGCACACAACACCACCTCCACCACGACCCTCCTGACCTGGGACCCGCCGGCCTCCACCGCCTGCCTGGACCACTACAGGCTGAGGCACTGCTCCTTCCTCGACGTCATGGACACCCAGTGTGTCTTCAAG GCCGTGACGCTGCCCTTGAACGCCACGAGCTACGAGGTAGAGCAGCTCGAGCCATGCAGAGACAACCTCATATGGCTGCACTCTGTGGGCGCGGGGGGAGAGAACCAGGCTGGCCTCCTCGTGCACACAGGCAGTGGCG ACCCGCCAAGAGTGGACCGGTTCTCCGTGAGCGAAGTGAATGCCACTTACATCGTCTTGGATTGGGACCTCCCCGTTGGCTACAATGAGAATTGCTGCCCCGGGTTCAGGGTATGCTACTTGGCCGAGGGCGAAGAGAGAGAGATCTGCAGTTACACCAATAAGAACACAATCTCCACAGAGAACATGGCCCTCCTGTCCCCGTGCACGGAGTACAACGTCAGCGTGGTTACCATCGACGGTAGCTTCGCCACCGACAGCAAGACTTCTGCGAAGTCCCTCCTCTCTGTCGTCACAG CTCCTCAGATGCCCAGCATCGTCGCCACGGAGGTGCGGAACCAGACCGCCGGCCTGTCCTGGCGAGAGCCCGACGCGCTCAGCATGTCCTGCGCCACCGGGTACCAGGTCACCAACTGCCGCTACCCGGACACCTTCCTGCCGCTCGCCTGCGACGTGGTGTGGTCGGAGGACCTGCCGCCCAACTCCACCTCCGCCACGGTGTCGGGCCTGGGCGGCTGCCGCAGCAACCACGTCTCCGTCAGCCTGGTCGGCCGCAACGGGTACTCCACCTCCAGCCAGGCGGTCGTCCAGGACCGAGACACCG AAATCCCAGTTCCATCGATCATAAGTGTCATACCTACGACAAGCTTGCTTGATATTTACTACGAGGTTCTGCCGGACTGCGTAACCGCATATAGTATATGCTGGGGCATGGAAGACAGGGCAGAGACATGTCGCAACACCAGCAAATCATACGGAACCACCTTCCGAGGTCTCAGCCTGGACCCCTGCTCCAACTACACGTTGAACGTTACTGCATTTGGCTGGAATGGCAAGTCCTCCAGGAACTTCACCACCACCTTCTCCACAG GTCCGGATAGTGCCCCTAGCCTCTCCGTTCAGCAGCTGACGCCTCACTCGGCGCTGCTGACGTGGGGGTCGTCGCCATCTGCCCAGAAGTGCGGCCTCAGCTATGACATCCACGTGTACGGCCATATCTCCGGGAATGCCCGGATCCAAGTGCCGATCAACGACACCAGCTACAACATCACAGGCCTCAACGCCTGCACCCAATACATAGCCTCCTTCTACACCCGTAGCTTCGGCGTCTCCTCGTCCGACACAACAGAAATAGTTTTCCGCACTCAGCTGGGAG AATTGCAGCCGATTAAACAAGATTTGACATTCGATTACATAAACAGCGATATGATTTTAATGACTTTTGTGGGGATTCCCTCAAATGAATGGGACTGCATAAGCACATACATCACTTGCTGGCGGGAGGTGGCAGTACCCCAGGAGCATCAAGAGTGCAGTAGTACCACCACATGGGACACAACTGCTTTAAAGGCTTGTGTGAATTACACCTTTGTGGCGAATGTGACCACAAATTCTCAGCAAACTGTGTCTGGTTCTACCACATTCATGCTAG GTCCGAAGAAGGTCACCAACGTGAAGGTGGTCGAGGATGCTGGATCGAGGATAGTCAATGTGTCGTGGACGAATCCCCACAACAATGGCCTGTGCACAGAGTACATCCAGGTCACGACTGCAAGGGACGATTTGACAAGATTTCTGTGGTGA